GGAAAAGTCCGTTTGGAAAAAGCCCGCAGCAGCTACGCCCGGTAGCTTTGTATCAGCAAGTTAGCCAACCTCGCGAGTGTACCTGGCGCACCATTTCGCCAAGCGGCGAGTGGCAGCCTTGCCAGCCTGCTTCCACCCTTCTCTTTTCCATCTAACCGTTGTTCGTCATGCGTCTGCTGACCACAATTACCGCTGCCAGCGTGCTGGTGAGTCTGCTGGCTTCGTGCCAATCCAATTCCTCTTCCAAAGATCAGGACCCCACGCCCACGGCCGCGCAAGGGTATCTGAAAGTAAACTTCGACGGCCAGACCAAGGTGTACTCCGATGCCCGCATCAGTGTTGGGCAGATGGGCTCTATCAAGAGCCTGACAATTACTGCCGGCTCGACGAGCAAGGACTACCTGACCATCTCCGTATTCGGCTCCACCCCGGGCAACTACCCCTACCGCACCGACCTCAACATCTACGAGCAGGTCAGCCAGGTAGAGTACCAGATTCACGACACGAAATTCAACAACTACAAGGCCCTGCTGTGCCCCACCACGTCAGACTACTACTCTACCACCGGCCAGGTGCAGCTGACGGAGTACGTGGCTGGCAAGCGCGCCAAAGGCACCTTTTCCGGCGAACTGCTCGACCAGAATGCAGAGGACGAGTGCTCGAAGGCCGGCAAGTCGTTTAGCGGCGAATTCTCCGTCGTAGCGCCCTAGTGCGCCATTCGGCAGCCGGAATTTCTACCGCTGCCGGTGCAATTTTCTGCTCTCTGAAATCACGCTTTTCCACTCTCTTTCTACAGCTATGAACACAACTTCCTCTCTTTTCTCCCCCAAAGTGGCCATTATCGGCGGGGGGCCGGCCGGTATCGTGGCGGCCAAATCATTGCTCGAAGACGGCCTCACGCCGGTACTCTTTGAGCAAAGCAACGGGCTGGGCGGCCAGTGGAACCAGGGCGCCGCCCACAGCGGGCAGTGGCCGGGAATGCCGGCCAACTCCTGCCACATCAAAATGTCGTTTTCCGATGCCGATTACCCCGCCGGCACGCCCATGTATCCGCCCACTGAGCAGGTGCTGGCTTACCTGCGCTCCTATGCCGAGCGGTTTGGCGTGAATGCCCACGTGCGCTTCAATACCCGCGTGGAGCAGCTTAGCCGCGGGCCGCAGGGCCAGTATCTGCTTCAGACCGTAAATGAGGCCGGGGAGCGACGCACGGAGCTTTTCTCACACGTCATCGTGGCCTCGGGCCGCTACAACAAGCCCTACTACCCCGCCACGCCGGGCCTCGACCAGTTCTGGGGCCGGGTGCTGCACTCCTTCGACTACCGGGGCCGGGAGGAGTTCCGGGGAAAACGCGTCTTAGTAGTGGGCAACAGCATCAGCGGGCTGGAAATTGCCAGCGACGTGGCCAGCGCCGAGGGCACGCAGGTGATTTCCTCCTGCCGCAAGCCCCGCTACATTGCCCGCAAAATCATGCACGGCGTGCCCACCGACCAGCTAGCCTTCACCCGCTTCGGCGCTTATGCCAACCAGGCCCTGCCCCCGGCCGAAGCCGCCGAAGGCCTCCGGCAGATTATCCTGAGCGCCGTGGGCAACCCGGCCGACTACGGGGCCCCACGTCCGGCCGAGAGCCTGCTCGAAGCCGGCGTGTCGCAGTGCCAAGACTACCTCGACCACGTGGCCGCAGGCCGCATCCAGGCCGTGCCAGGCGTGGAGTCTTTCACCACCACCAGCGTGGTGCTCACCGACGGACGGGAGCTGCCCATCGATGCCATTATTCTGGCCACGGGCTACGATTTGAACCTGCCCTATTTGAGTGAAGAGCTGCGGCGGGAAACCAACCTCGACGACAAGTTCATTGACCTGCACGACTTCACCTTTCACCCCGCCCTGCCCAACATGGCCTTTATGGGGATGTTCGAGCAGATTGGCTCCTACTTCGTGTCGGCCGAGCTGCAGGCCCGCTGGATTGCCGGCTGCTGGAGTGGGGCCTGCATGCCGCCCACGGCCGAAGAAATGGTCGGCGGCGTGGCTGATTTCCAGCATTTTCGCCAATATCGGCGCATGTTTACCTGTCAGGAAGCCGCTGAGCTGTTTGCCGGCAACCTGGGCGTGGCCCCTGCCCTGTCCCGCTACCCAGAGCTGGCCCAGGAGCTATTTTTCGGTATGCTGGCCCCGGCCCAATTCCGCATGGAAGGCCACGGCAGTCAGCCCGACGCCCGTGCCCGGTTCGAGCGCAACGTGCGCTACTTCACGGATGGCCAGCCCATGCCCCTAACGCCGCAGCACCTGCAGCAACTGCAGATGCTGGCCGCCCGCCTGCCCCAGCACCAGGCCCTGCAAGAGCTAGTGCAGCAGCTACAGCCCGAGCTAGTAGCCTAGCAGCGGCTGGCCCCGGCTTCCGTTTCGCTCGCGCTCCTCTGGCCGGAGGTTCGTGGGCGGGACGTGTTGCTGCGTACCGTTTTTGTTTACAAAGCAAAAGCCCCGTGCCGGGCAGATAACAGATTTGTTGTCCGCCCAGCACGGGGCTTTTGCTTTGCGGGCTTTATTGTAGCAAGTTCAACAGTCTAGCCGGTGGAAGAAGTATGAGTCAGGTGGAGAACTCAGCCCGCACTTACCACGAACACTCCTACTTGGCCGCGGGCTGAGCGGAACTTCGGCCGATAATATCGAGGATAAACGCTGTTTTGCCTTCAACGTAACTCTCTATAGCATAAGGATGCTGCCGGGCTAATTTGCGCTTAAGCGCGGCATATGCCTGGGCTTGAGCCGGGTGAGTTCGTAAGTAGTTGCGCAGGGTCAGATGGTTGGTCAGGCTGGCGCTGCCGGCAATGCACACGTAGAGGTGGTGCGCGGGCCAGCTGCGACGGGGAGAAATATAGGGCACAGTTTCATCAAGCCGTTTAAATGCCTCCCGCTCCGGAATGCCCTGGTCGCCCGCGTGCTGATAGCCCAGCCCGGCCAGCTTCTCAACCAACAAGGCCAGTCGCCCGGGCGACTCAATTATCAGGTCAATGTCCAGAATCGGTTTGGCGGCCAGGCCGGGCACGGAAGTGCTGCCGACGTGCTCAATGGCCCGTACCCACGGCCCTACTTCAGTTGCATACACGTTTTTCAGCTCCTCAAACCAGGAAGGCCAGGCCGGATTATAGTCTACGATTTCAATGGGTTGCATCAAGTTGACTTTTGCGGTAAAGCACGTGCGGGCGCATTGGGTGGCCCGGCGACAGAAGTGGGTGCTCAAAGGTTTCCGGGCCTTGTTTTACCATACCCAGGCGCTGCATAAGCCGCTCCGAGCGGTAGTTTCTGGGAATGGTGTAGGCCACGATTTCGGGCAGGCCCAGCTCCTGAAAGCCAAACGCCAGGGCGGCCGTAGCCGCCTCCCAGGCGTAGCCCTGGCCCCAGTACGGGCGGGCCAGCCGCCACGCCACTTCGACGGCCGGCGTGAAGAACGACTCGAACGGCACGTGTTTTAGACCACAATAACCGATGCAGTGCGCCAGGCCGGGTATTTCTACGGCCCATAAGCCCCAGCCCGTAGCCGCTATGTGCGCCGAAAGCCGGGCCTGCAGCGCGGCGCTTTCTTCCCAGCTTAGCACGGCCGGAAAATGCTCCATTACCTCCGTATCGGCATTCAGGGCGGCAAACGCGTCGAGGTCTTGCGGACGCCACTGCCGCAACAGCAGCCGCGGGGTAGACAATACGTGGGGAAGTAGTTTCTCCATTCTTTTGGTTTAACTGATTTAAATGAACTCTTATGTCAAGGGTGCCAGGCAGCAGGACAAGGGGTGACAAACCACTTCTCCTCGAGAATACCAGCCTCCAACAGCCTTTTTATTAGCGGATGGCCTACTGATAGGGCTTGCTTTTCCAGGCGTACAGTAGATAGTCCGTGGCTACGGGCTCTGTTCCTTGGTGCCGACACTCGGTGGCAATCTGGGCCCGGTGGTAGGTGGAATGATTAAGGATGTGAAACAGTAGATCCTGCCGCGAATCGGCCCGGGCCAGACCGGTGGTAGTCTGGTAGTGCACCAGCTCCGACAGGCTCGCGTGACGAATAAGCCACAGGGTATTCTGATAATTCACGGTTTCCGTGTCCTGGAGCCCGGCCGCCAGGTTTGCTTCCTCAAGCTGCCCTGGGGTAGCGGCCCGGCGGTTCCACACGGCATGCACCTGCTGAATGTGGCCGAGCAGCTCCAGGGCTTTGGAGGAGCTTTTCGTCTCCTGGATCAACAGCGCTTCTATCACCCGCAGGTTGCTCTGGTAGTTGTAGTCGAATAGCTTTTCGAAGAAAGTAGTCATCGGTTGAGGCTGGGTTGCGGAGCCCGTAGCTTGTGTAATCGGCGGGCCCCAAAAAGCAGGCGGAAAAAATAGTACGCCCCGCTCGGCCGCCACCGACGGCCAGGCGGGGTTAGCACCTGTATTGGGCAGAGCCCTGGGGGTCACTGCCGCTGCAGTACTGCTATAAGCCGGCTGCGGCCACCAGGCTGCCGGTCAGTAGGCCGCGCTGGTGCAGAAAGTCGAACACGAGCCGGGCCACTTCCGAGACGCGGTGCCGGTCGGCGTAGCTGAGCCACTGCATTTCCTCGATTTCGGCCGAGGGGTGCAAAACGCCCGCATACTCGGCCGAGTAGCAGCGCAGCCGCACCAGGGTGCCCGCCGGCTGACCGTGAGCCGGGGCCTCAAACTCGCCGAGCAGCTGCACCGACTCAGGAATCAGGTCGACGGTGAGCTCCTCGCTGATTTCGCGGCGCAGGGCCTGCTCGTCCGTTTCCCCGGCTTCCCGCTTGCCGCCGGGAATGTAGTAGATGTCGCGGTTGCGGCTGCGGGCCGTCAGGATCTTGCCGTTCTCAACGCGTATCCAGGCTAGTTTATCAATCATGGCAGTAAGCAAGTAGTAGCGGTTGGTTCAAGTCGGAAGCAGAAGTATAAAAAAGAAAAGCCGGCCGGGCCAGCTGCAAGCAGCTAGCACGGCCGACCGTAGGGCCTTATTTATCCCGCACCAGGCGTACGGGCAAATGCGCGGGATTGTAGCCGACCGGGTACGGACCGAAGGCGGCGAAGGAGTCGCTGGGCAGCTGGATAATCTTGAAGGCTACCGGGTTATCCTCGGCGTTTCTCTCCGCCGTCCAGAGCAGGCAGTTCGCGCCTTCCCCGTTGGGAGTGCCGTTGACGGCCTGCATATTGGCCGGCACCGCCGTAAAGCCCGAGCTGTTGGTGGCGTAGCCGTCCTGCTTCAGCCAGCCGGTGGTGGCCATGAGCTTGCCCAGCCGCCGCTTCGATTCCAGGTCCGACCCGTCCGTCGATTCCCAGCTGCTCATAACCAGGCCCTGGGAGGCCAGCAGTTTCACGTAGTCGTCCTTGGTCGGAATGCGCCAGCCGGCGGGCACCGGAATCGTGTTCAGGTCGGCGAATTTGAGGAAGGTACCGTAGTGGGGCTTGGTGTTGACTTTGATGCCCCCGTCGCCCGCGTAGTTGACGCTCATCCACTCCTGGGTGCCAATGACGACGGTGGGATAGTACAGGCTCCCAACCTTGACGTAGGGTCCCGTGGCCGGCGGCGAGGTGTAGAGCCCGTCCGGGTTGGTGGGAGGCGCGTCCGTCCCGCTCACCTTCTGATACCGCACCGAAAAGTGATTCGTGCCATCTGCGCGTTGCGCGTCGAGGAAGTTGGTAGCAGTCGGAAAGGTTGTGGCCTGGGGGCCGTAGAGCACGCTGATATAGGCGTCAATGTCCTTGCGGATGATGGGCGACTCCTTATAGCCCGAATACTTGTTGCTGAACACCCGTACGGTGCCGGCCTGGGCGTGAAAAATCAGGGACGCGGGCGTGGTTTTGTACTCCAGCGTACCGGTAACTTTGGAGAGGTACTGCTTGGTTTCGTCGCCGTTGATGTACACCTGCGAGGTATACTCCTGGGCATTTTTGCCGTCTTTGGTAAAGACCATCGTGCGGAATTCGCGGTAACCCTGCTCGCCCTGGAAGGTCCCCTTTTCCCAGTTGGTCGTCAGCGGCTCGGCGTTGTGAGCGGCAAACCAGGTACCGACCAGCTCATTGGGAATGGTAGTGAACGGCGTGTTCGGCAGCGGCTCGGGGTCGGTAGTCGGCGGGTTCGTCGTCGGGTTGGCCGGCGCGGCGCCGTCTTCTTTGCAGCCGCCGAGCACACCGGTCAGCAGGGCGAGGGGTAAGAGGAGGGTGAAGATTTTTGTTGATTTCATAGCGGGTAAAAGGTTGGAGGAGCGAGAAGTAAGGAAGTGAGCCATGCGGCCCGGTATTATTGCCGAATCAGGTGCAGCCGCACAACGCGGGCATCACCGAGCGTGACGTTGAGCAGGTAGAGGCCCGGAGCCTGGTCGTGGAGAGGCAGCGCCGGGGCATTGTCGGCGGCGGCTACCTCGAAGCGGCGCACGAGGCGGCCGCTCAGGTCGGTGAGCGTAAGGCTGCGGATGGCCTGGCCCGTATGGTTTGCCAGGTGCACCACGCTGGTAGCCGGATTAGGAAATAGCTGGAGCGAGGCCGTTAGCTGGGGCGGGGCGCTGGCCAGCGCTGTGCCCGCATCAAGCCAGTATACCAGCGGGTCGGTGTTCTGCACCATGTAGACTTTGCCGTCGGCAAACTCGGCGAACTGCTGTACTTCGCGGAGCCCACCCACCCCCACGCCCAGCCCATTGCGCAGCAGCGTCCACGAGCGGCCATGGTTTCGGGACATCAGAGTACCGCCGGTATTCGGCAGGCCCTGCCGCGAGTTGAACCAGGTACCGTTGCGGGCGAAAAAGAAGGTATTCAGCGGCTCCCGAAACCACCAGTTTTGGCCGCTGGTGCCCCCACGCACGGTCCAGCCGATGGTTGGGTCCGTTATCTGGCTCAGGCTCTTGGCGAAGTTGCCCATCACCCCAATGCCCTGATAGGCGCCGGTGAAGCTGCACAGCAGGGAGTCCTGGGGGCTTACCGCCAGGGCCGTTACATCGAAGGCCGATACCGGGTCGGGCCAGCCGGGGCCCGCGAGGCGAATCGGCAAATACTGCCAGTGCAGGCCGTCGTCGAAGGACATATACAGCCCAGGTTGGTTTTTTACTACCTCATCCGTAACAGTGGCGTAGAGGCGGCCCTGACTGTCGGCGGCCACGTGATTCACAAAGCGCCCGGCTCCCAGCCCGGTGTTGCGCGCACTCCAGGTTTGCCCGTTGTCGGCGGAGAAAAACACCCCGCTGCCGACTTCGTTGCCAGCAGCATCAAGGGCCCCAGTGCCTACGAGCAAGCCCCCCTGCGGCGCTGCGGTCATAGCCACGACCGGGTAAACAGTGGCCAGCCGGGTTGAGTCCCAGTTGAGCCCGCCGTTGCGGCTCCGGTATAGTTTACCCACGCCGCCAGCCAACAGCAGCCCACTGGGCGTGGCAAAAATGGAGGTCACATAGTGGGCCCGCAGCGCCAGCGTCCAGGTGCGGCCCCGATTGGCAGTGCGCAAAACTCCGGCCTCCACGGCGGTTATCAGCGTCGAGTCGCCGGTAGCGGCCAGGCCCATTTTGGGCCCGTACGGAAACGAGTGAGTGGTTTGCCAGGCCGTTGGTATTTGGGCTTGGGCGCTGGTAGAGCCTACGAATAGCAAGAGTAGGCAGAAGGCCGCCCGGAAGGTTGCCTGGGCAAGCCGGGGCCGAGGGGAAGAACTCATGGCAAAAGCAGTTGAAGAGGTAGCACCGATGGGTCGGCTCTCGCGCCGGAATAGCAGGCCTGGGCGGAAGTGTTTATCGATGCTGCAAAGCTAGAGCACCGCTTTTCCAAGGACTTTTGCCAAACGGATTACAACTTGTCCCTGCCGGATTCAAACCGGCAGCGGAAGCGAAACGCGGGGGCAAAAACCACCAGAGGCTAGCTCAGCGGGGCGTTTTATCACGCACGGTCTTGTCGCCCAGCAGCTCTTGAATACGGGTTAGCGGAAGGGCGGCCTGCCGGGGCTGGGTGGAGTAAAAGAGGATACTGTCGTCCTGAATCACGGCGGCCCAAAGCACCGCGTCATGCTTGGTCAGAACCACGTTTTCCAGAATGCTGGCCAGGCCCCGCACATAGGAATGATGCACGGTGGCGCCGGTTCCGGTGCTGTCCGGAGCCTCGTCGCTAAGCTGGGAGGAGCCGGTAAACAGGGCGTAGTCGGGCCCCACCAGGCGGCGTAAGGCCTCGTCTTGGGGCTCAGTCAGAATTCCCAGGCTGCGCATGGTGGCTACTCTAGCGGCCTGCTGGCGGAATTCAGCCGCTTTGGTATAGCGGCCCGCGTAGGTAACGCCCACGCCAGCGTCGCAGGTACCGGCCAGCTGCTCGACCCGGATGATGTTGCCTTCCAGCTCAAAGCGCAGGCGGCAACCGGCGGTTTCCTCGGCATTGCCGGTGAAAGTAGCCGTGTTCTGGTAGATGGTGGCCGAGCCCGAAAGCTCCCCGGTATGGGCTCCATCGTAGGCCGACAGCGCAAATTTGAAGGTACCGTCCCGGCCGGGCGTTATCGTTAGGTTCGAGGCGGCAAAGGTTGACTTCAGCTGCCAGCTGCCCTCCCACTCTTGCGGCGTTGCGGTGGGTTTGGCCAGTGAAGGTTCGAGCGGCAGCGGAACTACCAGATTCGTGGGAGTGGCAGCCGCGGCTAAAGCCGAAGGTAGAATTCCCTGGGGCGTGTTTTCCGGGCTACACCCCAGTAGTACGGCAAGCGCCAGGCACCAACGCAACTGGCGGGGCGCGCCGGACTGGCGGCGAGTTAACCGCGGCTTAGTCATGGTAGTCACAAATCAGGGTGCGTTTGAACTGCACCACGCGGCCCTCAAACAACACGAATTCATACTGCTCATCATCGGCCACCTTAGCCGGCGGGCAAATCACCAGGCTCTGGTAACGCGGGTCGGCCAGGGTGATACGGTGCTGGTAGCTCACGGGAAAAAGACGTTGCAGGGCCGTTAGCGGGTCGCCCCGCCGGATGCGCCTGTTGCCAACTTCCACGCTGAACTCGGCTCCTACCGGCCAGCTTTGCATAAACTGCAGCCGGCCTCCGCGGCGCAGATACACGGCCCGGTCGTAGACCTCGTACACGGCTGCCGTATCAGCTGCCCGCAGGCAGGAGGCAATATCGTCGGTGAAGCCAAAGGTGGAATCAGCCGCGCCCAGGCGGCGTATCACATCGACCCGGCGCTGCACCAGCGGGTGCTCATTTATCCGAATACTGGCCGGGGGCACGGTGTCGTAAGCTTCTACTTCCGGGCGCGGTGCTCCCGTCAGGCTGGCCGCCACCGGCAGCGGGACACCCGGAGCCGAGTCAGCGGAAGCTGCCGGGGCGCTTGTTCCCAAGCCCTGCCCAGAAGTTGCGGACGGTTGCTCAGCCGACTGGGGCGCCGAAAGTTCGCAGCCGGCCCCAAGCAGAAGTAAGGCCAAGCCCGACGAATAAAGAAAGGCCCAAAACCGGGTCGAAAGGAAGAAGGCAAGCACGGGAAAGGGAGTAGAAGTGAGCTGCCAGCACGGTTGCGTGAAGCATGAACAAAGCTACCGGGCCCTGGTCGCGGGGACTTTTGCCAGCCGGATTCCCGCTTTTCTGAGCCGGATTTTTTGTTCGATGTCCTCCTCCGCCCCCACCCCACTCCCGGTTTAGAGGCGCTGCATGGCCTTTTCCAGGGCTTCGTCGCGGCCGGCCAGCACGTCTTGCTTGCGGTTTTTCACCAGCACCTGCGGGGCCAGCCCGATGCCTTCGTAGCTCTGCCCGTCGGCGGCGCGGTAGTCGCCCACGCTCAGGCTCACGATCCAGCCGTTGGGCAGCTCCCGCCGGGTGGCCTCCGAGAAGATGCCGTAGGTGGAGTCGCCCAGCTGCGTCACGTTCGGGTTTTGGCGCATGGCCAGCGTGAAGGTTTCGCCCGCGCTCTGCGTAAAACGGTTGGTAAGCAGCACCACGGGCTTGCGGTACTGCCAGGCGCCGCCGGGCTGCACGTACCACTCTACCCGGGGCGTGAAATCCTGGTGGCCGGGCCCGTTGCGCCAGCGGCTGGTCATGAAGAGCTTGCGGGCCGAGGCAAACCGGCTGGCCACGAGCTGGCTGCTGCGGTCATCCCCACCGGTCAGCTCCCGCGCATCCACGATGAGACCCTCGGTGTCCTTTAACGCGTCCAGGGCCTTCCCCATGGCTTCCTCGTAGAATTTGGGGGAAGCGCCCAGGCTGAGCAAGTGCACGTAGCCCAGGCGGCCGTTGGCGAGCGTGCCATACGTAACGTCGTTCCCGATCTGCTGCGCATTCTTTAGGTAGCGGCTTTTCACCACGCTCAGATCGAAGTCCGTTTTGGCGTAGTGCTTGCCACTGTCGTAGCGCCGGGGCGGGTCGCCGGGCGTGGCAATCCAGACGTGGCCGTCGTTGAGGTGGTCGAGCAGGTGGCCCACGATGCCCAGCAGCTCGGCCTCGGACGTAGCGGGCGTCACCTGCGGACGATACTGGGCGTAGAGGCCGTTCCAGTCGACGCCCCGCACCTCGAAGCTGCCGTAAAGCTGATCGAACTCGCGCCAGAGCAGGTCGAAGTTTTCCTCGGGCGTATTCGTGACCTGAGGACCCACCAGCATTTTCTCGCAGCCGGTCCCCGTTAGTAGCAGCAGGCCCAGGGCTACTGCCCGAGCTAGTTGTTTCGTTGCTTTCATAGTAGATGCCGGACGTCGGCCTAGAAATGATAGATAACCTGCAGGTTGCCCTGGTTCGACAAGCTCGTAATGGAGCGGGGCCGGCTATAGTGAAACCACTCGACCTGGTACTGCAGGCCCAGGCCGAAATGCGGGCTGAGTTGGGCCTCGTAGCCGACCTGCAGCTGCAGGCGCTGCAGCCGGTTCCAGGTGGCCAGGCGGGTTCCCTGGCTGAAAAACAAGTGCGCGTAGCTGCGCTCCGGGTACGACAGCACGTTGCTATAAGGCAGCCGCGACACCAGCCCGACCAGCGGCACAGCGCCCTGCAGAGTCAGCACGTGGGCCGGCCGCAGGTGCCACTCGCCGGCCAGGGCCAGATTCAGCGTGGCCGAGTTCAGGGCCCAGGTGGTCATGGCTACCCCGTCGGCATAGCTCACCTGGTCGTGCAGGCTCAGGCCGGCAAAGCTGCGCCACTTGTTGGCCGGGTTGGCAGTGTTTACCCGGCGCAAGTAGCTAATCTGCACGGAGCCCTGGTAGAGGTCGGGGGCCAGCACCAGGGTGCTGCGGGTGGTTTCGCCGGTTATTTTTTCGTCGGTGAAGATGTAGGTGCGGGGTCCCAGGGCCGGGGCAGTAAAGGAGCTGGTGCCGGCCTGCACTTCGGCCCGAAAGCGGCTGCGCTCGGAAATGTGGGCGTAGGTCAGCTGCAGGCCCGCGGGGTTGGCCACGTACATCAGCGGCGAGGCCTGCAGATCTTTCACTTTCCGGTTTCCCAAAGTAGGCCCGACGGTCAGCTGGTTTCGGGTGGCGAAGCCCGCCGGCGCATCCTGGGCCAGGAGGACGCCCGGTAGCGCAGCCAGCGCCAGGGCAAGGCAATAGGTTTTCATAAGAGGTTCAACAGGAAAAAGCACGAATGACCAGGGCAAGCCGGTGGCAGCTGCTCTGAAAAAAGCAGGAGAAAAGACAGGAAGGAAGCGGGTTACTGGCGGGCGGCTGCTTCCGCTTTTTTGCGGATCAGGTCCTGGGCCAGCTGCATTTCGGGGTCCGTGCCGCTGAGGACATCGGCGGCGGTGGGCTCCACTACGTAGTCGGGAATGATGCCGCGCTCCGGGTGGCTGCCGGGCTGGGCCATGTAGTAGCTCCACACCGGCAGGCCCATCGTGATGCCGCTGTGGGGCAGGTTGACAAAGGCAAAAAAGCCGCTGTTGTCGCCCCCGGCAGCCCCGCCGGTTTCCTGCCCGATAAACGTGGCTCGACCCTGAGCCCGGACGGCGGTGGCAAACTCGGCCGTGGCCGAGAAGCTCCAGCCGTTGGTCAGCACGTACACGTCGCCGACAAAGGCTTTTTTCTGGGGCTGCTGCCGTTTCAGGCCCTGGCGGTGCCGGTATTCGTAGGTGCCGTCTTTGGCCCGGCTAATCAGCAGGTGCCGGTATATCCCGTAAAACCATTCGCTGTGGACTTGCTCCTGAATAGCCACCCGGCGCGGATGGGTCGTAATGCGGCTATAATAGCTGAAGGGCTGC
Above is a genomic segment from Hymenobacter cellulosivorans containing:
- a CDS encoding S41 family peptidase gives rise to the protein MKATKQLARAVALGLLLLTGTGCEKMLVGPQVTNTPEENFDLLWREFDQLYGSFEVRGVDWNGLYAQYRPQVTPATSEAELLGIVGHLLDHLNDGHVWIATPGDPPRRYDSGKHYAKTDFDLSVVKSRYLKNAQQIGNDVTYGTLANGRLGYVHLLSLGASPKFYEEAMGKALDALKDTEGLIVDARELTGGDDRSSQLVASRFASARKLFMTSRWRNGPGHQDFTPRVEWYVQPGGAWQYRKPVVLLTNRFTQSAGETFTLAMRQNPNVTQLGDSTYGIFSEATRRELPNGWIVSLSVGDYRAADGQSYEGIGLAPQVLVKNRKQDVLAGRDEALEKAMQRL
- a CDS encoding flavin-containing monooxygenase: MNTTSSLFSPKVAIIGGGPAGIVAAKSLLEDGLTPVLFEQSNGLGGQWNQGAAHSGQWPGMPANSCHIKMSFSDADYPAGTPMYPPTEQVLAYLRSYAERFGVNAHVRFNTRVEQLSRGPQGQYLLQTVNEAGERRTELFSHVIVASGRYNKPYYPATPGLDQFWGRVLHSFDYRGREEFRGKRVLVVGNSISGLEIASDVASAEGTQVISSCRKPRYIARKIMHGVPTDQLAFTRFGAYANQALPPAEAAEGLRQIILSAVGNPADYGAPRPAESLLEAGVSQCQDYLDHVAAGRIQAVPGVESFTTTSVVLTDGRELPIDAIILATGYDLNLPYLSEELRRETNLDDKFIDLHDFTFHPALPNMAFMGMFEQIGSYFVSAELQARWIAGCWSGACMPPTAEEMVGGVADFQHFRQYRRMFTCQEAAELFAGNLGVAPALSRYPELAQELFFGMLAPAQFRMEGHGSQPDARARFERNVRYFTDGQPMPLTPQHLQQLQMLAARLPQHQALQELVQQLQPELVA
- a CDS encoding DinB family protein, which translates into the protein MTTFFEKLFDYNYQSNLRVIEALLIQETKSSSKALELLGHIQQVHAVWNRRAATPGQLEEANLAAGLQDTETVNYQNTLWLIRHASLSELVHYQTTTGLARADSRQDLLFHILNHSTYHRAQIATECRHQGTEPVATDYLLYAWKSKPYQ
- a CDS encoding GNAT family N-acetyltransferase, producing MEKLLPHVLSTPRLLLRQWRPQDLDAFAALNADTEVMEHFPAVLSWEESAALQARLSAHIAATGWGLWAVEIPGLAHCIGYCGLKHVPFESFFTPAVEVAWRLARPYWGQGYAWEAATAALAFGFQELGLPEIVAYTIPRNYRSERLMQRLGMVKQGPETFEHPLLSPGHPMRPHVLYRKSQLDATH
- a CDS encoding GrpB family protein, whose translation is MQPIEIVDYNPAWPSWFEELKNVYATEVGPWVRAIEHVGSTSVPGLAAKPILDIDLIIESPGRLALLVEKLAGLGYQHAGDQGIPEREAFKRLDETVPYISPRRSWPAHHLYVCIAGSASLTNHLTLRNYLRTHPAQAQAYAALKRKLARQHPYAIESYVEGKTAFILDIIGRSSAQPAAK
- a CDS encoding T9SS type A sorting domain-containing protein; the protein is MSSSPRPRLAQATFRAAFCLLLLFVGSTSAQAQIPTAWQTTHSFPYGPKMGLAATGDSTLITAVEAGVLRTANRGRTWTLALRAHYVTSIFATPSGLLLAGGVGKLYRSRNGGLNWDSTRLATVYPVVAMTAAPQGGLLVGTGALDAAGNEVGSGVFFSADNGQTWSARNTGLGAGRFVNHVAADSQGRLYATVTDEVVKNQPGLYMSFDDGLHWQYLPIRLAGPGWPDPVSAFDVTALAVSPQDSLLCSFTGAYQGIGVMGNFAKSLSQITDPTIGWTVRGGTSGQNWWFREPLNTFFFARNGTWFNSRQGLPNTGGTLMSRNHGRSWTLLRNGLGVGVGGLREVQQFAEFADGKVYMVQNTDPLVYWLDAGTALASAPPQLTASLQLFPNPATSVVHLANHTGQAIRSLTLTDLSGRLVRRFEVAAADNAPALPLHDQAPGLYLLNVTLGDARVVRLHLIRQ
- a CDS encoding FISUMP domain-containing protein gives rise to the protein MKSTKIFTLLLPLALLTGVLGGCKEDGAAPANPTTNPPTTDPEPLPNTPFTTIPNELVGTWFAAHNAEPLTTNWEKGTFQGEQGYREFRTMVFTKDGKNAQEYTSQVYINGDETKQYLSKVTGTLEYKTTPASLIFHAQAGTVRVFSNKYSGYKESPIIRKDIDAYISVLYGPQATTFPTATNFLDAQRADGTNHFSVRYQKVSGTDAPPTNPDGLYTSPPATGPYVKVGSLYYPTVVIGTQEWMSVNYAGDGGIKVNTKPHYGTFLKFADLNTIPVPAGWRIPTKDDYVKLLASQGLVMSSWESTDGSDLESKRRLGKLMATTGWLKQDGYATNSSGFTAVPANMQAVNGTPNGEGANCLLWTAERNAEDNPVAFKIIQLPSDSFAAFGPYPVGYNPAHLPVRLVRDK
- a CDS encoding NUDIX hydrolase, translated to MIDKLAWIRVENGKILTARSRNRDIYYIPGGKREAGETDEQALRREISEELTVDLIPESVQLLGEFEAPAHGQPAGTLVRLRCYSAEYAGVLHPSAEIEEMQWLSYADRHRVSEVARLVFDFLHQRGLLTGSLVAAAGL